One genomic region from Xenopus laevis strain J_2021 chromosome 2L, Xenopus_laevis_v10.1, whole genome shotgun sequence encodes:
- the ccdc181.L gene encoding coiled-coil domain-containing protein 181 — protein MSEKREDTDYDYEDDFEKDLDWLINEDAQSNADVQKEIKQEENGDEHSEKENIAPIPEVDTANPRYELTAKDEGEAEYEANDTEDEEARRYIAEKIEEANKLLETEIIDENRERKLKFKDNLVDLEVPPVEYHENGRNESGDENIVDGLSQLHLSNTALTNEHRDDNGHAREQKDGKILIEKDGKFELVTLSDIESQSFLPPINNSSSEKDMQKSLLNAQQPSTLGKEGTVGQKGIDGYNDVYLPQPPSTPKARPSSAAHLMKFSHRMNSPRRVQSAGLPSRNTTFCLSPEQKELQKRTHERQMKQKKEEEEHKKEEEEQKRKENEIAFKVWIHKKKDQFAEERRIQQAKLLEVMSVTEEERDPQKAFNLWLKRKHKERLREQKIDDLKKQEAIAYLQERGEGEKAFKRWLKEKRIQKRTEQQAALERSRRLLLDARRKKQIQTLLYSISDSRSFRYVDNYT, from the exons ATGAGTGAAAAAAGAGAGGATACTGATTACGACTATGAAGATGATTTTGAGAAAGATCTTGACTGGTTAATAAATGAGGATGCACAGTCCAATGCAGATGTACAG AAAGAAATAAAGCAAGAAGAAAATGGGGATGAGCAttcagaaaaggaaaacattGCTCCTATACCAGAGGTGGATACTGCTAATCCAAGATATGAATTGACTGCTAAAGATGAAGGAGAAGCTGAATATGAAGCGAATGACACTGAAGATGAAGAAGCAAGACGATACATTGCAGAGAAGATTGAAGAGGCCAACAAACTACTAGAGACAGAAATTATTGATGAAAACCGAGAGAGGAAACTTAAATTTAAAGATAATTTGGTAGATCTGGAAGTTCCCCCAGTGGAATATCATGAGAATGGAAGAAATGAAAGTGGTGATGAAAATATTGTTGATGGTTTGTCACAGCTACATCTTTCCAATACTGCATTGACAAATGAGCACCGTGATGACAATGGTCACGCCAGAGAACAGAAGGATGGAAAAATTCTCATAGAGAAAGATggaaagtttgagcttgtcactTTAAGCGATATTGAAAGTCAGAGTTTTCTTCCACCAATAAATAATTCATCTAGTGAGAAAGATATGCAAAAATCCCTACTTAATGCCCAGCAGCCAAGTACACTTGGTAAGGAAGGAACTGTTGGACAGAAGGGAATTGATGGTTATAATGATGTTTACCTACCTCAGCCACCTTCTACACCAAAGGCTCGCCCAAGTTCTGCTGCTCATTTAATGAAGTTCAGCCACAGAATGAATTCTCCCCGTAGAGTGCAATCTGCAGGACTACCAAGTAGGAACACAACATTTTGCCTTTCACCTGAGCAAAAAGAGCTTCAAAAAAGGACCCATGAAAGGCAGATGAAGCAGAAAAAAGAG GAAGAAGAGCAtaagaaggaagaagaagaacaaaaaaggaaagaaaatgaaattgcCTTCAAAGTCTggatacacaaaaaaaaagaccaatttgcagaGGAAAGGAGAATTCAGCAGGCCAAGCTGTTGGAAGTCATGTCTGTCACA GAAGAAGAAAGAGATCCACAGAAGGCCTTTAACCTCTGGCTCAAGAGAAAGCATAAAGAAAGGCTGAGAGAACAAAAGATAGATGACCTGAAAAAACAAGAAGCTATTGCCTACCTACAGGAAAGAGGAGAGGGTGAAAAAGCGTTCAAAAG GTGGTTAAAAGAGAAGAGAATACAAAAACGAACAGAACAGCAAGCAGCACTGGAAAGATCAAGAAGACTTTTACTGGAcgccagaagaaaaaagcaaatacagaCATTGCTGTACAGCATATCCGACTCTAGATCATTTCGTTATGTGGATAATTACACATAA